A genomic stretch from Deinococcus roseus includes:
- a CDS encoding ABC transporter substrate-binding protein: MLAITTVLGAAQAQELPKLAVKSSYRIGFSQTESDNPWRLAFSKSMQDEAKRLGWTIVETNAGGSAAKQVADVRNLIAQRVDAIFISPREEKPLAPVVLEAKKAGIPVIIIDRNVDESIAKAGNDYITFIGSDFVQEGKRAAEWLVKATKKNAKIIELEGTTGSSPANDRKQGFHEYIKSYPGMQVIAAQTGNFTRDEGRKVMETLLQAHPEVTAVFAHNDEMALGAITALEAAGKKPGKDVIIVSIDGEKDALNAIIAGKLGATVECNPRFGVKAFQTLKDFAAGKKIPLKVINPDKFFDKNNARKYLPDAY, from the coding sequence ATGTTAGCGATCACGACTGTTCTGGGAGCTGCTCAGGCCCAGGAACTCCCCAAACTTGCGGTCAAATCCAGCTACCGCATTGGCTTTTCCCAGACCGAATCGGACAACCCCTGGCGTCTGGCCTTCAGCAAAAGCATGCAGGACGAAGCCAAACGCCTTGGCTGGACCATTGTGGAAACCAACGCTGGAGGCAGTGCTGCCAAACAGGTGGCCGATGTGCGCAACCTGATCGCCCAGCGCGTGGACGCCATCTTCATCTCCCCCCGCGAAGAAAAACCCCTGGCTCCGGTGGTGCTGGAAGCCAAAAAAGCCGGAATTCCCGTGATCATCATTGACCGCAACGTGGACGAGAGCATCGCCAAAGCAGGCAACGACTACATCACCTTCATCGGCTCAGACTTTGTGCAAGAAGGCAAACGTGCGGCAGAATGGCTGGTCAAGGCCACCAAGAAAAACGCCAAAATCATCGAACTCGAAGGCACCACCGGATCCTCACCCGCCAACGACCGCAAACAGGGTTTCCACGAGTACATCAAGAGTTACCCTGGCATGCAGGTGATTGCCGCCCAGACGGGCAACTTCACCCGTGATGAAGGCCGCAAAGTGATGGAAACCCTGCTGCAGGCCCACCCTGAAGTGACCGCCGTGTTCGCCCACAACGACGAAATGGCCCTCGGTGCCATCACCGCACTGGAAGCCGCAGGGAAAAAGCCCGGCAAAGACGTGATCATTGTCAGCATCGACGGTGAAAAAGACGCCCTGAACGCCATCATCGCTGGGAAACTCGGTGCCACCGTGGAATGCAACCCCCGCTTTGGTGTGAAAGCCTTCCAGACCCTCAAAGACTTCGCAGCAGGCAAGAAAATTCCCCTCAAGGTGATCAACCCGGACAAGTTCTTTGACAAGAACAATGCCAGGAAGTACCTGCCAGACGCATACTGA